Proteins found in one Cyprinus carpio isolate SPL01 chromosome B10, ASM1834038v1, whole genome shotgun sequence genomic segment:
- the LOC109097792 gene encoding protocadherin gamma-C5-like isoform X14 encodes MRHRRIGGWKWAALLLFAISLLWKTAGAQIRYTIPEELKEGSIVGNIAKDLGFDISDIAERKLRIASESNRQYFSVDSGKGDLVVNGRIDRETLCGQSANCLMPLQIVIENPLQLHKVEIDIQDINDNAPSFHSKEGILNISELTAPGARFTLESAEDLDVGTNSLKSYSLSNNNFFRLNLKTNKNGVQIPELVLDKPLDREKQAIHHLILTALDGGNPVKSGTSVLQISVQDFNDNEPKFEVAAYKASVLESAVVGSSVLKIKATDLDDGPNGKIQYLFGAHTPELVRNVFRVNAETGEITVSGKLDYETKKSYTFDVCAKDKGNPELEGQSSVQIDIIDENDNPPEIILTSLPSPVPENATVGTVVALINVKDLDSGNNGKIELTVSPDVPFKLKPSFDNHYSLITDSLLDCEVHSEYNVEILAMDSGVPPLKTMKTVNVKVLDVNDNPPVFSQSSYNVYINENNLAGVSLFSVSATDIDRDKNAILTYSVLDLSSNQFPASSYFYINSENGTIYSMSTFDYEKTKLLRIVVQAKDHGSPPMSSNTTVNVFISDQNDNAPAVIYPSTSMGSVSHQRMPRSAKAGHLVTKVTAVDADSGHNAWLFYRLAEATDASLFSVNLHTGEVRTKRAVSEQDDSSQRLLIEIKDNGEPIQSTTVTVDILIEDGFHEPISDYREKTIEPNKKTGKITLYLIISLASVSLLSLVTFFILLVKCARGSRSCCIRRANSEYKNPNRNLQIQLNTDGPIKYVEVLGGDMMSQSQSFGSYLSPMSEFSDLTLVKPSSTTNFTDTLNVLDASLPDSAWTFESQQQNPPNADWRFPPNQRPGPSGQHRFHTLQQRWTPYEKSRAGARPDEAGAGAGVIAGTGPWPNPPTEAEQLQALMAAANASEATATLGPRYNPQYGPDYRQNVYIPGSTATLTANPQQQVPQQALPPPQALPPVEAPKAAQTPASKKKSTKKDKK; translated from the exons ATGAGGCACAGGAGGATCGGAGGGTGGAAATGGGCAGCGCTTTTGCTGTTCGCTATCTCTCTGTTGTGGAAGACAGCTGGAGCTCAGATTCGCTACACAATACCTGAAGAGTTAAAGGAAGGATCTATCGTTGGGAATATTGCGAAGGATCTTGGTTTTGACATCTCAGATATCGCCGAGCGTAAGTTACGAATAGCATCTGAGTCGAATAGACAGTATTTTAGTGTGGATTCAGGGAAGGGTGATCTGGTAGTTAATGGCAGAATAGACAGAGAGACGCTCTGTGGACAAAGCGCCAATTGTCTAATGCCACTGCAGATCGTTATTGAGAATCCGTTACAGTTACATAAAGTTGAGATAGATATACAAGATATAAATGACAATGCGCCAAGCTTCCACAGTAAAGAGGGAATATTAAACATTTCTGAATTAACTGCTCCGGGCGCACGATTTACCCTTGAAAGTGCCGAGGACCTCGATGTTGGAACTAATAGCCTGAAGTCATATTCATTAAGCAATAACAATTTTTTTCgtctaaatttaaaaactaacaaGAACGGTGTCCAAATACCAGAACTAGTGCTTGATAAACCTCTAGACAGGGAGAAACAGGCAATACACCATCTTATACTGACAGCTCTAGATGGTGGTAATCCAGTCAAATCTGGCACGTCTGTATTGCAAATATCTGTTCAGGATTTTAATGACAACGAACCAAAATTTGAGGTTGCTGCATACAAAGCATCTGTTCTAGAAAGCGCCGTTGTTGGTTCAAGTGTGCTCAAAATAAAAGCAACAGATTTGGATGATGGTCCTAATggtaaaatacagtatttatttggtGCACACACCCCCGAACTTGTAAGGAACGTTTTTAGAGTGAACGCTGAAACCGGCGAAATAACAGTATCTGGAAAGCTAGATTACGAGACTAAAAAGTCATATACGTTTGATGTGTGTGCTAAAGACAAAGGGAATCCAGAGCTCGAAGGACAGTCGTCGGTTCAAATAGATATCATAGATGAGAATGACAATCCTCCAGAGATTATACTGACATCTTTACCTAGCCCTGTGCCTGAAAATGCAACGGTGGGAACTGTGGTGGCTTTGATTAACGTCAAAGATTTGGACTCCGGTAATAATGGCAAAATCGAGCTAACTGTCTCTCCGGACGTTCCCTTTAAACTGAAGCCATCTTTTGATAACCACTATTCGTTGATAACTGACTCATTATTAGACTGTGAGGTTCATTCTGAATATAATGTAGAAATACTGGCCATGGACTCCGGTGTTCCACCCTTAAAAACTATGAAGACGGTAAATGTTAAAGTACTTGACGTGAATGACAACCCTCCAGTGTTCTCACAGTCCTCATATAATGTTTACATAAACGAAAATAATCTGGCAGGTGTTTCGTTGTTTTCTGTATCTGCGACTGATATTGACCGAGACAAAAATGCAATACTCACATATTCAGTTCTGGATTTAAGTTCAAATCAATTTCCAGCATCatcttatttttatatcaacTCTGAGAATGGTACTATTTACAGCATGAGCACATTTGATTATGAGAAAACTAAACTACTCAGAATTGTAGTGCAGGCTAAAGATCATGGCTCTCCTCCTATGAGCAGCAACACAActgttaatgtgtttatttcgGACCAGAACGATAATGCACCTGCTGTCATTTATCCGTCCACATCCATGGGGTCAGTCTCTCATCAGAGAATGCCCCGTTCTGCTAAAGCAGGACATCTCGTTACTAAGGTAACAGCAGTGGACGCGGACTCGGGTCATAACGCCTGGCTGTTCTACAGGCTCGCGGAGGCCACGGACGCGTCTCTGTTCAGTGTCAATTTACATACGGGAGAAGTGAGGACTAAACGCGCTGTTTCAGAGCAGGATGACTCCTCTCAGAGACTGCTGATAGAAATAAAGGATAATGGAGAACCGATCCAGTCCACCACAGTCACAGTGGATATACTGATAGAGGACGGCTTTCATGAGCCCATCTCAGACTATAGAGAGAAAACTATCGAGCCCaacaaaaaaactggaaaaattacattatatctGATCATCTCTTTGGCTTCCGTGTCCTTGTTGTCTTTGGTCACGTTTTTCATCTTACTGGTGAAATGTGCAAGAGGCAGTAGAAGCTGCTGTATCAGGAGGGCAAACTCTGAATACAAGAACCCCAACAGAAACCTGCAGATCCAGCTCAACACTGATGGGCCCATTAAGTATGTGGAGGTTCTGGGAGGAGACATGATGTCTCAGAGTCAGTCATTTGGCTCCTATCTCTCTCCAATGTCAGAATTCAGTGATCTAACCCTCGTTAAACCCAGCAGCACCACAAACTTTACAGACACGCTAAACGTGCTTGACGCGTCATTACCAGACAGCGCGTGGACGTTCGAGAGCCAACAG cAAAATCCACCCAATGCTGACTGGCGATTTCCCCCAAACCAGAGGCCTGGACCCAGCGG CCAACACAGGTTCCACACCCTGCAGCAGAGATGGACTCCATACGAGAAGTCCAG GGCTGGAGCTCGTCCTGATGAGGCAGGTGCCGGCGCTGGTGTGATCGCAGGAACAGGACCGTGGCCCAACCCCCCTACCGAAGCTGAACAGCTCCAGGCTCTGATGGCGGCAGCGAACG CAAGTGAAGCCACTGCAACTCTCGGCCCTCGCTACAATCCACAGTACGGCCCAGACTACCGCCAGAACGTCTACATCCCTGGAAGCACCGCCACCCTTACGGCCAACCCTCAGCAGCAGGTACCCCAGCAGGCCCTTCCCCCTCCCCAAGCCCTTCCTCCCGTCGAAGCCCCCAAGGCAGCTCAGACGCCTGCCAGCAAGAAGAAGTCAACTAAGAAAGACAAGAAGTAA
- the LOC109097792 gene encoding protocadherin gamma-C5-like isoform X32: MRHRRIGGWKWAALLLFAISLLWKTAGAQIRYTIPEELKEGSIVGNIAKDLGFDISDIAERKLRIASESNRQYFSVDSGKGDLVVNGRIDRETLCGQSANCLMPLQIVIENPLQLHKVEIDIQDINDNAPSFHSKEGILNISELTAPGARFTLESAEDLDVGTNSLKSYSLSNNNFFRLNLKTNKNGVQIPELVLDKPLDREKQAIHHLILTALDGGNPVKSGTSVLQISVQDFNDNEPKFEVAAYKASVLESAVVGSSVLKIKATDLDDGPNGKIQYLFGAHTPELVRNVFRVNAETGEITVSGKLDYETKKSYTFDVCAKDKGNPELEGQSSVQIDIIDENDNPPEIILTSLPSPVPENATVGTVVALINVKDLDSGNNGKIELTVSPDVPFKLKPSFDNHYSLITDSLLDCEVHSEYNVEILAMDSGVPPLKTMKTVNVKVLDVNDNPPVFSQSSYNVYINENNLAGVSLFSVSATDIDRDKNAILTYSVLDLSSNQFPASSYFYINSENGTIYSMSTFDYEKTKLLRIVVQAKDHGSPPMSSNTTVNVFISDQNDNAPAVIYPSTSMGSVSHQRMPRSAKAGHLVTKVTAVDADSGHNAWLFYRLAEATDASLFSVNLHTGEVRTKRAVSEQDDSSQRLLIEIKDNGEPIQSTTVTVDILIEDGFHEPISDYREKTIEPNKKTGKITLYLIISLASVSLLSLVTFFILLVKCARGSRSCCIRRANSEYKNPNRNLQIQLNTDGPIKYVEVLGGDMMSQSQSFGSYLSPMSEFSDLTLVKPSSTTNFTDTLNVLDASLPDSAWTFESQQQNPPNADWRFPPNQRPGPSGAGARPDEAGAGAGVIAGTGPWPNPPTEAEQLQALMAAANASEATATLGPRYNPQYGPDYRQNVYIPGSTATLTANPQQQVPQQALPPPQALPPVEAPKAAQTPASKKKSTKKDKK, translated from the exons ATGAGGCACAGGAGGATCGGAGGGTGGAAATGGGCAGCGCTTTTGCTGTTCGCTATCTCTCTGTTGTGGAAGACAGCTGGAGCTCAGATTCGCTACACAATACCTGAAGAGTTAAAGGAAGGATCTATCGTTGGGAATATTGCGAAGGATCTTGGTTTTGACATCTCAGATATCGCCGAGCGTAAGTTACGAATAGCATCTGAGTCGAATAGACAGTATTTTAGTGTGGATTCAGGGAAGGGTGATCTGGTAGTTAATGGCAGAATAGACAGAGAGACGCTCTGTGGACAAAGCGCCAATTGTCTAATGCCACTGCAGATCGTTATTGAGAATCCGTTACAGTTACATAAAGTTGAGATAGATATACAAGATATAAATGACAATGCGCCAAGCTTCCACAGTAAAGAGGGAATATTAAACATTTCTGAATTAACTGCTCCGGGCGCACGATTTACCCTTGAAAGTGCCGAGGACCTCGATGTTGGAACTAATAGCCTGAAGTCATATTCATTAAGCAATAACAATTTTTTTCgtctaaatttaaaaactaacaaGAACGGTGTCCAAATACCAGAACTAGTGCTTGATAAACCTCTAGACAGGGAGAAACAGGCAATACACCATCTTATACTGACAGCTCTAGATGGTGGTAATCCAGTCAAATCTGGCACGTCTGTATTGCAAATATCTGTTCAGGATTTTAATGACAACGAACCAAAATTTGAGGTTGCTGCATACAAAGCATCTGTTCTAGAAAGCGCCGTTGTTGGTTCAAGTGTGCTCAAAATAAAAGCAACAGATTTGGATGATGGTCCTAATggtaaaatacagtatttatttggtGCACACACCCCCGAACTTGTAAGGAACGTTTTTAGAGTGAACGCTGAAACCGGCGAAATAACAGTATCTGGAAAGCTAGATTACGAGACTAAAAAGTCATATACGTTTGATGTGTGTGCTAAAGACAAAGGGAATCCAGAGCTCGAAGGACAGTCGTCGGTTCAAATAGATATCATAGATGAGAATGACAATCCTCCAGAGATTATACTGACATCTTTACCTAGCCCTGTGCCTGAAAATGCAACGGTGGGAACTGTGGTGGCTTTGATTAACGTCAAAGATTTGGACTCCGGTAATAATGGCAAAATCGAGCTAACTGTCTCTCCGGACGTTCCCTTTAAACTGAAGCCATCTTTTGATAACCACTATTCGTTGATAACTGACTCATTATTAGACTGTGAGGTTCATTCTGAATATAATGTAGAAATACTGGCCATGGACTCCGGTGTTCCACCCTTAAAAACTATGAAGACGGTAAATGTTAAAGTACTTGACGTGAATGACAACCCTCCAGTGTTCTCACAGTCCTCATATAATGTTTACATAAACGAAAATAATCTGGCAGGTGTTTCGTTGTTTTCTGTATCTGCGACTGATATTGACCGAGACAAAAATGCAATACTCACATATTCAGTTCTGGATTTAAGTTCAAATCAATTTCCAGCATCatcttatttttatatcaacTCTGAGAATGGTACTATTTACAGCATGAGCACATTTGATTATGAGAAAACTAAACTACTCAGAATTGTAGTGCAGGCTAAAGATCATGGCTCTCCTCCTATGAGCAGCAACACAActgttaatgtgtttatttcgGACCAGAACGATAATGCACCTGCTGTCATTTATCCGTCCACATCCATGGGGTCAGTCTCTCATCAGAGAATGCCCCGTTCTGCTAAAGCAGGACATCTCGTTACTAAGGTAACAGCAGTGGACGCGGACTCGGGTCATAACGCCTGGCTGTTCTACAGGCTCGCGGAGGCCACGGACGCGTCTCTGTTCAGTGTCAATTTACATACGGGAGAAGTGAGGACTAAACGCGCTGTTTCAGAGCAGGATGACTCCTCTCAGAGACTGCTGATAGAAATAAAGGATAATGGAGAACCGATCCAGTCCACCACAGTCACAGTGGATATACTGATAGAGGACGGCTTTCATGAGCCCATCTCAGACTATAGAGAGAAAACTATCGAGCCCaacaaaaaaactggaaaaattacattatatctGATCATCTCTTTGGCTTCCGTGTCCTTGTTGTCTTTGGTCACGTTTTTCATCTTACTGGTGAAATGTGCAAGAGGCAGTAGAAGCTGCTGTATCAGGAGGGCAAACTCTGAATACAAGAACCCCAACAGAAACCTGCAGATCCAGCTCAACACTGATGGGCCCATTAAGTATGTGGAGGTTCTGGGAGGAGACATGATGTCTCAGAGTCAGTCATTTGGCTCCTATCTCTCTCCAATGTCAGAATTCAGTGATCTAACCCTCGTTAAACCCAGCAGCACCACAAACTTTACAGACACGCTAAACGTGCTTGACGCGTCATTACCAGACAGCGCGTGGACGTTCGAGAGCCAACAG cAAAATCCACCCAATGCTGACTGGCGATTTCCCCCAAACCAGAGGCCTGGACCCAGCGG GGCTGGAGCTCGTCCTGATGAGGCAGGTGCCGGCGCTGGTGTGATCGCAGGAACAGGACCGTGGCCCAACCCCCCTACCGAAGCTGAACAGCTCCAGGCTCTGATGGCGGCAGCGAACG CAAGTGAAGCCACTGCAACTCTCGGCCCTCGCTACAATCCACAGTACGGCCCAGACTACCGCCAGAACGTCTACATCCCTGGAAGCACCGCCACCCTTACGGCCAACCCTCAGCAGCAGGTACCCCAGCAGGCCCTTCCCCCTCCCCAAGCCCTTCCTCCCGTCGAAGCCCCCAAGGCAGCTCAGACGCCTGCCAGCAAGAAGAAGTCAACTAAGAAAGACAAGAAGTAA
- the LOC109097792 gene encoding protocadherin gamma-C5-like isoform X15 — MRHRRIGGWKWAALLLFAFSLLWNTAGAQIRYTIPEELKEGSIVGNIAKDLGFDISDIAERKLRIASESNRQYFSVDSGKGDLVVNGRIDREALCGQSANCLMPLQIVIENPLQLHSVEIEIQDINDNAPNFHNKDATLKIPELIAPGARFTLESAQDLDVGSNSLKTYSLSSNAFFRLNVKTLKDGRVVPELVIEKNLDREKQSIHKLILTALDGGNPVKSGTSALQVIVQDINDNEPKFAVAAYKASVLESAVSGSSVIKVNATDLDEGPNGEIQYLFSAHTPELVRNVFSVNAETGEITVIGKLDFETKQTYTFDVCAKDKGNPELEGQSSVQIDIIDENDNPPEIILTSLPSPVPENATVGTVVALITVKDLDSGINGKIDLTVSPDVPFKLKPFHNHYSLITDSLLDREVHSEYNVEILAMDSGVPPLKTVKTLNVKVLDVNDNPPVFSQSSYNVYINENNPAGASLFSSKAYDSDEDKNALLTYLILDSNSNHVPASSYFYINSENGTIYCMSSFDYENVKLFSVIVQAKDHGSPSLSSNATVHVFISDENDNAPVVIYPSTSMGSVSHQRMPRSAKAGHLVTKVTAVDADSGHNAWLFYRLAEATDASLFSVNLHTGEVRTKRAVSEHDDSSQRLLIEIKDNGEPIQSTTVTVDILIEDGFHEPISDYREKTIEPNKKTGKITLYLIISVASVSLLCLLTFFILLVKCARSSRSCCIRRTNSEYKNPNRNLQIQLNTDGPIKYVEVLGGDMMSQSQSFGSYLSPMSEFSDLTLVKPSSTTNFTDTLNVLDASFPDSAWTFESQQQNPPNADWRFPPNQRPGPSGQHRFHTLQQRWTPYEKSRAGARPDEAGAGAGVIAGTGPWPNPPTEAEQLQALMAAANEASEATATLGPRYNPQYGPDYRQNVYIPGSTATLTANPQQQVPQQALPPPQALPPVEAPKAAQTPASKKKSTKKDKK, encoded by the exons ATGAGGCACAGGAGGATCGGAGGGTGGAAATGGGCAGCGCTTTTGCTGTTCGCTTTCTCTCTGTTGTGGAATACAGCTGGAGCTCAGATTCGCTACACAATACCTGAAGAGTTAAAGGAAGGATCTATCGTTGGGAATATCGCGAAGGATCTTGGTTTTGACATCTCAGATATCGCCGAGCGTAAGTTACGAATAGCATCTGAGTCGAATAGACAGTATTTTAGTGTGGATTCAGGGAAGGGTGATCTGGTAGTTAATGGCAGAATAGACAGAGAGGCGCTCTGTGGACAAAGCGCCAATTGTCTAATGCCACTGCAGATAGTTATTGAGAATCCGTTACAGTTACATAGCGTAGAGATCGAAATACAAGACATTAATGATAATGCACCAAATTTCCATAATAAAGATGCCACATTAAAAATACCTGAACTGATTGCTCCAGGGGCACGATTTACCCTTGAAAGTGCTCAGGACCTCGATGTTGGCAGCAACAGCTTAAAGACTTACTCACTTAGCAGTAACGCTTTTTTCCGTCTTAATGTAAAAACTCTAAAAGATGGAAGAGTAGTACCAGAACTTGTGATTGAAAAAAATTTAGACAGGGAGAAACAGTCTATACATAAGCTTATTTTAACAGCCCTGGATGGCGGTAATCCAGTCAAGTCTGGCACGTCTGCATTGCAAGTAATTGTCCAAGACATCAACGACAACGAACCAAAATTTGCAGTTGCTGCATACAAAGCATCTGTTCTGGAAAGTGCCGTTTCTGGTTCAAGTGTGATCAAAGTAAACGCGACCGATTTAGATGAAGGTCCAAATGgtgaaatacagtatttatttagtgCGCATACGCCTGAacttgtaagaaatgtttttagtgTGAACGCTGAAACCGGTGAAATCACAGTTATTGGAAAGCTAGATTTCGAGACTAAACAAACGTACACATTTGATGTGTGTGCTAAGGACAAAGGGAATCCGGAGCTCGAGGGACAGTCGTCGGTTCAAATAGATATCATAGATGAGAATGACAATCCTCCAGAGATTATACTGACATCTTTACCTAGCCCTGTGCCTGAAAATGCAACAGTGGGAACTGTGGTGGCTCTGATTACCGTCAAAGACTTGGACTCAGGTATTAACGGTAAAATCGATCTAACTGTCTCTCCGGATGttccttttaaattaaaaccttttCATAATCATTATTCACTAATAACTGACTCATTATTAGACCGCGAGGTTCATTCTGAATATAATGTAGAAATACTGGCTATGGACTCTGGTGTTCCACCCTTAAAAACTGTGAAGACGCTAAATGTTAAAGTACTTGACGTGAATGACAACCCTCCAGTGTTCTCACAGTCCTCATATAATGTTTACATAAACGAAAATAATCCAGCAGGCGCATCACTGTTTTCATCAAAAGCGTATGATAGTGACGAGGATAAAAACGCTCTACTTACTTATTTAATTCTGGACTCAAATTCTAATCACGTGCCAGCAtcctcttatttttatattaattctgAAAACGGAACTATTTACTGCATGAGCTCCTTTGATTATGAAAACGTAAAACTGTTCAGTGTTATAGTGCAGGCTAAAGATCATGGCTCTCCATCTCTGAGCAGCAACGCCACAGTCCATGTGTTTATTTCGGACGAGAACGATAATGCACCTGTTGTCATTTACCCGTCCACATCCATGGGGTCTGTCTCTCATCAGAGGATGCCCCGTTCTGCTAAAGCAGGACATCTCGTTACTAAGGTAACAGCAGTGGACGCGGACTCGGGTCATAACGCCTGGCTGTTCTACAGGCTCGCGGAGGCCACGGACGCGTCTCTGTTCAGTGTCAATTTACATACGGGAGAGGTGAGGACTAAACGCGCTGTTTCAGAGCACGATGACTCCTCTCAGAGACTGCTGATAGAAATAAAGGATAATGGAGAACCGATCCAGTCTACCACAGTCACAGTGGATATACTGATAGAAGACGGCTTCCATGAGCCCATCTCAGACTATAGAGAGAAAACCATCGAGCCCAACAAGAAAACTGGCAAAATTACTTTATATCTGATCATCTCTGTGGCTTCCGTGTCCTTGTTGTgtcttttgacatttttcatcTTACTGGTGAAATGTGCACGAAGCAGTAGAAGCTGCTGTATCAGGAGGACAAACTCTGAATACAAGAACCCCAACAGAAACCTGCAGATCCAGCTCAACACTGACGGGCCTATTAAGTATGTGGAGGTTCTGGGAGGAGACATGATGTCTCAGAGTCAGTCCTTTGGCTCCTATCTCTCTCCAATGTCAGAATTCAGTGATCTCACTCTCGTTAAACCCAGCAGCACCACAAACTTTACAGACACGCTAAACGTGCTCGATGCGTCATTTCCAGACAGCGCGTGGACGTTTGAGAGCCAACAG cAAAATCCACCCAATGCTGACTGGCGATTTCCCCCAAACCAGAGGCCTGGACCCAGCGG CCAACACAGGTTCCACACCCTGCAGCAGAGATGGACTCCATACGAGAAGTCCAG GGCTGGAGCTCGTCCTGATGAGGCAGGTGCCGGCGCTGGTGTGATCGCAGGAACAGGACCGTGGCCCAACCCCCCTACCGAAGCTGAACAGCTCCAGGCTCTGATGGCGGCAGCGAACG AGGCAAGTGAAGCCACTGCAACTCTCGGCCCTCGCTACAATCCACAGTACGGCCCAGACTACCGCCAGAACGTCTACATCCCTGGAAGCACCGCCACCCTTACGGCCAACCCTCAGCAGCAGGTACCCCAGCAGGCCCTTCCCCCTCCCCAAGCCCTTCCTCCCGTCGAAGCCCCCAAGGCAGCTCAGACGCCTGCCAGCAAGAAGAAGTCAACTAAGAAAGACAAGAAGTAA